CTCATGAATGGGGCATTCAACCCAGGTTCTGACAATGCAATCGGGAGTGTAATTGGAAAGAATACTCATAATGACGCGGACATCCCGTTCCTCATCTGTAAAATCAGGATACACCAGTGCTTCCTGAGTCAGTGTGGCAGCAAAGTTTTCCAGCACGGAATTGATAAAGTTAGCCCCCATGGATTCGCATGTTTCAAAGGTAGCTTTTAGCTGATAGTAGTCCGGATCATACGAGGTCATATTTATCAGCTCAATATCCAGTATTCCGCCTCCGCGTTTTTCCATATTGCGGGTAATGGGATGCGCATTACGTATGAGGATTGGTTTGATATGACGGATAAATTTTTTCAGTTTATGAAAATCTCCCCGCCAGGAAAAATGTACCTGCCCGATTTTTACGGTAGAAATGACTTCGGAGTGAAATCCGCCCCTCTCCAGCCAGAACTTGGCGCTACCTGCTGCAGCAGCTACTACCGAGCTTTCTTCAATTACCATAGGCACAGCATAGATCTTACCATTGATCATGAAGTTGGGAGCCACGTTGTATGGCATGTAAAAATTGGTAAGAGTATTTTCACTGAACTCATCAAAGAGCTTTTGCAGCTTTTCATCGTTATGCCAGTAGCTTTTGAATTCCTGTATAACCGCATCAGGGTTTTTAAAAAAATTGTGTGCCACCCATTCCAGCTTGGCCTGCTTGGAAAGTTTGGAGAAGCCTTCTACTCTTTTCATATTTTATGTTTTTATTGACGCACTTTTAAATAAGCATACGCCAGCTCCAGACCTTTGATTTGCCCGGCAATAAATTGTCGGAGCTGCTCATAGCTGTTGCGGGCATGCTCAAGGAGAGCCGAGCCCTGACCGTATACACTATTGGCCTGCAGCCTGTTTATCAGATAGTATCCATCCAAAAATGATTTGATGCCACCGGAGATAATCACTTCGCGGCATAAAGCCTTTTTGCCCAGCTGTTGCAGGATTTGATTTGTAAAGTTTACCATTTCCGCGGCATCATGCCCCAGGTAGGCCACTTCATCATACAGTGCACGCTGACTTGCCTTACTTCGCAGGAGTTCCACTTTGGAAAAGTTCGTGCCTCCGTGGGCTGCAAAATCCACGGCAGCCAAAGGCAAGCGGAACAATTCCCTGAGGCTCTGCGGGCCCATCCCCTGCCCTACCTCTTTTACGATGACTTTATAGCTGGCTTTTTCCAGCAGGGCTTTGATAGTATCCAGCGGTCTATGTTGTATTTTGTCGCCCTCTGGCTGCAGCCATTCCTGCAGGGGATTGATATGAATAATCAGACCATCGGCCTGCAGACGGACGACAAGGTTGTCTATGAGGTGTAACTTTTTGTCACGCACACAGGCCTCTACCTGTGCAATACCAAGGTTCGCATAAAAAGGACGGTCATCCCCCACAAGGGAGCGGAGGTTAAAATCATCAAAATAGCTATTGCCTTCCAGCAATATTCTGCAGGAGCCCAACCCCATGCCCAATCCAAACTCCCTGCAGGCCAGGGCAAGATTACGATTTATCTTATTTGCAAGCACGGTGCCCCCCGTCATACTGGAAATCCATAAAGGAGCCTTCATCGTTTTACCAAGAAAAGTAATGGGTTTGAGCGGCTCCGGATGAGCTGACAAAACAGGCTCATAAAAAAACCTGGTATCCAACTGTCCATTCAACTGTGACTTAAAAGCCAGGGTGATATGATCTTTCTTGCGTGCAGAAGTTTTCTTCTCAGTTGTTTTTTCCTTTTGCACTCTGTTTTTTTGAACAGACATGATGGTTTCCATATTCCGGTTTAATGATGTCTGGTTACACTTTGTCTGGTTATACCGCAATCTGAATTTGCCGCTTTACCGGATTCCGTCATCTGCGCACGGCCTTTAGTGGCTCCAGCTTTGGGGGCCGCAAAAGCATAGGTTCTTACACCATAAAGTGGTTCTGCAGTGGCTACCGATTTGAGATAAAATTCATCTTCAGGAGGTAGTATGCTCTCCGTGATACTTCCGCTATGAAGGGCTTCATACACATCAAAATCAATCGGTGTTCTTTGAAGCAAAGCATCAAACAAACCAAATTTATCCACGATGGGTTTCCACTCCTTTTGTACAACCCCTTCAAAAACCTTTGACTTTGATCCGCTGCCGTAAGTGCAAAAACCTACCCTCATGTTTTCCAGAGGCGTTCCATCTCTTAAATCTGATTCCAGTAAACTCATCAGTGATAAGAATACAGAACCGGTATAAAGGTTGCCTGTGAGGGATGAAGCCCTTTGTCCTTTTTCTATTTTTTCTCTAACAAATTGCTGATACAGAGGGGTTTTTGCAACTGTTTTTAAAGATTTGTTTTCCGGAAAAGAAGGGTCTTCTTCCAGTAATTGCTTACGCAACTCCGGATTGCGGATATATTCTTCCAGGAAGATTTCCGGAAACATTCTTTTTCCATGAAAGGCATAAGGCAGATGAAAAACGATACGCCCCCAGTCGCTGAGTTTATGCCGCGCTTTCAAACGGCTAAAATGCATATAAGCCTGTTTTAACCTATTGGCGTAACATGTATTGGAATAAGGTCCATCAAAGACGGGAAATATTTTATGTATATCCAGGTAAGCTTCTTTGTCAGATAGAAACGGAAATGCGAACCCATCGGGAAGCTTGTCGCGGCTTATGCGTCTGAGGGGTTTAAAAAAATCGTGTTCACTGACTGCAGCAACGCCCACCGGTTCTTCTATTGCCAGCAGGCGGGGTTTCTGTCTGATCAGCAGGGCAACCGCTCCGGCACCCTGCGTATATTCCCCGGTGCTGCCCAGTTCATAGCGTGCATTATCGGTACAAATCACAATGGCCGTGCGATTCTCACCCAGGCGTACCCAATCCAGTGTGTTATGCAGGGCATCCACCCCTCCGATGCAGGCAAAGGTCATGTCAACAACATCTGTATGCAGGAATGCGTGCGGGCCGTATTCGGGGTTGAAATAATCCGATAACATTGCCAGCACGTAGGATGCCAGCGGCTTTGCCCCGTCCACAAGGCTTTCTGATCCAACATAAATTCTTCCGATTTCCTGAGGAGATAACTTATTTTTTTCTATAAGTTTTCTGGCCGCATTGGCCGCCATGGTTGCAGCATCTTCGTGTACGTCAGTAAGGCTCATGGCTTCAAGCCCCAGCCCGTCTTTGAGTTTTCCACAATCCAGATTACGGTGCCGGGCAAGTATCTCAATGGGCAGATATAACCTCGGAATATGAAAGGCCATATCATCAATACCGGTGAGAGGGGTTTGTTTCATAACTGGATTTTTTAAATACGCACCCTATTATGGGGCGTCAAAATTTATCAAAAAAGAAACCCCCATTATTGATGATTATCAAATTAAAAACCAGTGCAATTTGATGTAGAACCGGTTTCTACACTACAGCAGAATTCGTTTTTTTATTTTTTTTCATTTTGCGGTAAACCTCAGGAGAGGTTCGGCCTCTTACGGATACCTTTTCGTAAACCTCGTCAAAAGCCTGTTCGCATAAAGGAAGTTGTTCACGCATTTTATCATAGGCTGAGTGATCAAACATCTGCCTGAATTGGTCTCTTGTCAACATCGTACGGGCGTAAAGCGCCTGATAACCAGAATGCTGCAGGACAAATTGCTCCAGACGGGGTAGCTCTACAGACGCATCAAACCCAGCTTTTCGCGGGGCGCCATATGCACCAATGTCTACGTATAGCTCATCAATTTGCGCATCGGGTTTTTTAAACGGATGCAAAAAACCGATATGCTTTTCATTATCATAAATTGCCATCGGGCACAGCCACAGGGGATACAAATCAAAGTGCGATTGAAAATATTGCAAGGCGTCAGCCAGATAAAATATAGGGATGAGCATATCCTGCACGATATGATACCTATCGCGTAGTCGGGCTGTTGTTTCCGTCTGAGTATATTTCAACAGTGGTATCTTAGGAGGCACTGCCCATCCCAACAGAAAGCGAAAAACCGGATGATTGCCAAAAGGAATAATTTGTTCCATCTCCCAGAAAAAACTACGGGTGTGGCGATGATAGTAATGACGCAAAGGGATGTACTCCCCCATGCTGTCGGCATGATGCAGCATTTTTTCCACATGCTTATAAAACCAGGGCTTATACCATCGTCCAATCGGATTGATGCGTTTTTTTTCGCCAGCAGGTACTTCATCGGTAAGCTGCCCACACAGAATAACGGCTTTATCCTGGCTGAAGACCAGCGCTTCTACAAAATCATTATCGGCCACATTTCTGCTTTCGGCCTCAAATATGCGCACTAACTCCTCTTGAGAATGAGCTTGCTTATAGTGCATACGCACGTATTTTTTTGCTGGTATGATTTTTAATTCAGCTGCAACCAGAAAGCCCAGAGTGCCATGACTCCAGGGGATCAGATAAAACAATTCACTGTTTTGAGTTCTGCTGCACCGCAACAAAGTGCCGTCAGGCGTAAGCAGCTCAAAAGCTTCGCAGGAATATTGAAAGAGTCCGTATTTATGGCTGCTGGTTTCCACACCAAAACCCATAATCAGACCGCCCACGGTCAGATCATCAAGTTCGGGTACTACCGGTACCGTCCACCCTCTGGGAATGAGAGTCGCAGTAAGCTGACCCATCGTTACCATGGGTTCAACCCGCACAACACGCCTCTGCTCGTCTATTTCCAGTACATCTCTGAGATTTACCGGTATATTGCGATAAATTTTTTTGTATTTAGGTACCAGTTCGCTCATGGTGCTCCATCCCGAGCGTGCTGTGCAGAGCTTTTCTCTGGCGCCCTCATTACGCCATTGTTTGAGGTGCTGCTGAATTTTTCGTACACGTTCCTCGTGCAGGGCCGGAGCGCTACGCAGCAAAAGCGTTATCTTGTTTCGCAAAAAGAAGTACAAGTCATAGACGACAGAAAGCGGCAGCAGAAAGACGACCGCAAATACACCGCGATAATGCGTAAGCAGATATTCAAACAGACCCGAAGACTGATTGTTTTTCATTCGGATTAAGGTAATGTTGACTTTCCAGCACATGTTTGCAACGAGATAAAGCCCACAAAGGGAAAACATTACGATAAGATGTATAAGTAATCATACAGTTATGGTTGAAAACCCCGCTTATGTTTTCCTGCGGCCAATCTCCATCGGTTTGTTGTCGCTGCAGCAGCAAAGTCATCCCTTTTTGAGCTCCGGCTCGGGCTTCCGGAAAATCACAGTTAAGCAGCGACATAACTGCCCAGGCGGTATGAATAATTTGGGAATGATCCGTCTCTGTATAGAGCTTTTTCACGCAAGACTGATAAGACTCGCCCCATCCGCCATCGGACTTCTGCTTGGATAACAGAAACATCCCTGCCCGATAGAGTGCGTCAAGCATCTGTTTACGTAAGGCATTATCTACAGGCATGAACCCTTCCTGCATCGCGCGTAAATATGCGCGCAGTGCCTCGGTTGCAAACCATGTTCCATAGGTGAAGCAAACAGCCCACGAGCCATACCAGGAGCCATCGGGGCGTTGTTGTCGCAAAATAAAACCTATTCCGCGCCTTACGGCATCAGAGATCTGCGATGATTTATAATCAGGGTAGTGCCTGTTGAAAAGCAACAAAGCCTGTACACATGCAGACGAGCACTCCGTGTAAGAATAGTCAATCATGATATTACCAAAAACCTCAGAAGGATTGAGCAACTCAAGCCATGCCGGACCCCGTGTGCATTCGTAAGTTGCCCATCCCCCATCTTTGTTTTGCATGGATAATATCAGATTGACGGCCTGCTGCAATCTATTATCAGATATATTTTTTTTATCTACGAGATCGTGCGTATGTATCAGCAAAACTGTTTTCAACCCCTCGGCCGTGCAATCGCTAATGGGCCATCCATGTTCAGAAGTGGAGAAGGGCCATCCGCCTACAGAATCGTGCCTGTAAAATTTTTTGTGCTCGCGGATTTCTTCCTTAATCTGTGCTACATCCAGATAATGGTATGCTTTTTCAATAAGGGGGTAAAAGTCGGAGGCTAGCCCTGATTCCATAATGGCCTGCGTGGCAAAGGCGGTATCCCATAGCTGCGAGCCGTTGTACCCCTGCATTTTCATACCATCTTCAGCCAGCCAAAGATAATCAAACCATCTTTCATAATGCTTTTTGAAAGCCTCCGAGTCTTTTCCGAACGCATGCCATACAACAATAGAGTTGATTACCTGATTGACGGGGCCTATGTTAATATACCCGGTATGATCATCTTCTGCACAGATGTAGCTGAGGATAAAATTTAATGCTCGTGACCTGAAAGCAGATATTTTTATTTTTTCATACACGTTGAGGAGCCGGTTTAAAAATTTCAGTACTCCTGACTGGGGGAAATATAAGTCGGTGGATGCACAGGCGTTCCTTGCCTGTATCCAGTCAATTTCCGCATAGGGCCGGGTGTAAATTTCCGTGCGCAATGCTTCGGTTAGCCTGGTGGTTCTTCCGGTGACACGATGACCGTAGCAATAAGACATAGGTAAATACACCATGCGTGCATGACACCAGAAGCGAGAGGGATGAAAGGGCAGACTTTCAGGCAGGAGCCACATTTCAGGGAACAATGAATTACATCCTTCCCATTCATACACTCCCAGCACGCTTAGATAAAATTTGCCCCAGGAAGGCACTCCAGTTGCTCCGCCATGAGCATGTATCCACGCACGTGCTTGAACCAACTCGGGTTCATCGGGAGCATGCCCTAAAATCCTGAGAGCCACGTATTGCAGCACCGTTCCAAACATTGTGGAAGGACCTTCCAGATGCATACCCCAGCCTCCATCAGCATTTTGATGGTTCAGAAAATAACGGGCAATAAGTGCACGGTGCGGGGCAGGCAAGGGCGATTCGGTTATATAAGAAGCAATAATCAGTCCCGGCAATAAAAACATGGGCCCGCCATAATCTCCGGGCCAATAGCCTCCGGAGGTTTGCAAACGGGCATAAAATTCAATAGCTTTTCGTAGGGCTCCATTTAAACCAGTTTGCTGAGAAGGCTGATGTCTTTGGCCATTGGGGTGTTGGGCGGCTGCATGCCAGCGGTAAACTTTGTCTGAGCTGTTGACATTGCTGGTTTTGCTCCTGACAAAGGAAGCCGCCATTTCTTTCAGAAAAACACGCCCCCGCGGACCTTGCCAGTCTTCTTCAGTAAAATGATCAAAAGGCTCCGGAGGGCAAAATTGCCAGCGCTGTCTTCCATCCGGATCAAACAGTGGTTTCCAATATTTCCAATACGTTGTATTCATTAAGTAAGTTGTACAATGCAACCAAATACGCATGCAATCTCATCATTAATGATGAATGCAGGATTGATAAATGTTAAAATTCCTGTTTCGGACGGTTTCTAATTTTCACTAGTAATTATTCAGCACCATGATACGGGAACTTATACAATCCATGGAGCACCCATCGGAAATTATTGCCATGTTGCGGCTGAAGCTGGGTGGCTTTGACCTGGCTCACAACAAAGAGCCCCTTGACGTGGTTGCGGAGAAGTCCAGTGATAAATATTTCTGCTATGCTGCACTGAATGCGGTATCCCGATCTTTTGCCGTTGTGATTCAACAACTACCAGAAGAGCTCAAAGATCCGGTATGTGTGTTTTATCTGGTTTTGCGAGGATTAGACTCCATTGAAGATGACATGACCTACCCCAGGGAGAAAAGGCTTCCTCTGCTCAGAAATTTTCACGCCAAGCTCTACCAGGAAGGATGGAACATTTCAGGAGTAGGAGACCAGAAAGACTATCGTCTGCTTCTGGAAAATTTTGACAAGGTTATCCGGGTATTCAAAAAGTTAGATCCTGCATATAAAAATGTCATTGCAGATATCTGCGAGCGCATGGGTAACGGTATGGCTGACTATGCAGAGCGTTCAGTGACCACACTGGAAGACTATAACGAATATTGTTTTTATGTAGCCGGATTGGTGGGTATAGGTTTGTCCAATCTTTTTTCCGCATCCGGGCTGGAATCTCCAGAACTGCAAAAGCGAGAAGACCTTTCCCGGTCAATGGGCCTGCTGCTGCAGAAAACAAATATTTCGCGCGACTATTATGAAGACCTTAGCCTCGGACGTGCTTTCTGGCCTAAGGAGGTGTGGGGGAAATATTCAGATAATCTGGAATTGCTGCACAATGAGCCTGAGTCCAAAGCTGCGCTGGCTTGTCTGAATGAGTTAGTAACTGATGCCCTGCAGCATGTTTCCAACTGTGTGATTTATCTGAATATGATTCGCCATCCGCAGGTATTTCGCTTTTGCGCCATTCCGCAGGTTATGGCACTGGCTACTTTGGCAAAAATTTATAACAATCCGAATGTGTTTACGGAAGTCGTTAAAATCCGAAAGGGGATAGCCGCGAAAATGATGCTTTACATGAAAGACATGAACTCAGTGAGGAAAGCGATGCTGGAATTTGTAGGTGATATTCATTTGAAACTGGACCCTGAAGATCCGAATTTCCTGAACACCAAAAAGGCGCTCAACAGAATTACAGAAGCGCTGGATGAAGTGAAATGGCGTGACCTAAGTATTCTTCCGCCCCGCTTAAAGGAATCAGGTGTAACCAAAAGCCTTACATGAACGGCATGCCCGCACAGATGCTCGCCCCGAAAACAGCGAGCGTATCCTCTGATAATGCCTATGTTTCCCAGGAATGGTATGATGTCTGCATCATCGGTGCCGGAGTGGCCGGTGGTGTGCTGGCAGCCTTTCTTGCCGATCATGGCAAGCGGGTAGCAGTCATTGAGCGCAATCTGGCGGAACCCGATCGCATCATCGGAGAGTTGCTGCAGCCCGGGGGGCTGCAGCAACTCTCCGCTATGGGCCTAAACCATCTGACCGAAGGTTTTGACGCACAGCCTATTGAAGGATATGCGCTGTTCATGGAGGGCAACAGCTTCAGTATCAAATATCCCGAAGGAAAAACCGGCAGAGGCTTCCGCAACGGCAAATTCATTAAAAAAATACGCGACTATCTTAGCTCCCATCCTCACGTTACGCTTATAGAAGGGAGGGCGGATGACCTTGTTGAATCAAACGGAATCATTTGCGGAGTAAAATATCTTAGCAGCTCCGACCGACAGCATCGCCAAGTTCATGCTTTCCTCACCGTAGCCAGTG
The Chitinophagales bacterium genome window above contains:
- the mvaA gene encoding 3-hydroxy-3-methylglutaryl coenzyme A reductase, translated to MKRVEGFSKLSKQAKLEWVAHNFFKNPDAVIQEFKSYWHNDEKLQKLFDEFSENTLTNFYMPYNVAPNFMINGKIYAVPMVIEESSVVAAAAGSAKFWLERGGFHSEVISTVKIGQVHFSWRGDFHKLKKFIRHIKPILIRNAHPITRNMEKRGGGILDIELINMTSYDPDYYQLKATFETCESMGANFINSVLENFAATLTQEALVYPDFTDEERDVRVIMSILSNYTPDCIVRTWVECPIHELGVIEGMQPEEFATKFAKAIKIAKVDVFRAATHNKGIMNGADAVVIATGNDFRATEACAHVYAARSGRYQSLSDIKLDGGKFHFAVELPMALGVVGGLTTLHPLVKLSLEMLGNPTARELMMIASAVGLANNFSAVKSMTTVGIQKGHMKMHLLNILKQFEATEEETEKAKEYFKHHVVSYAAVRNFLISIRPPLTGVGKK
- a CDS encoding squalene-hopene cyclase; translated protein: MRIWLHCTTYLMNTTYWKYWKPLFDPDGRQRWQFCPPEPFDHFTEEDWQGPRGRVFLKEMAASFVRSKTSNVNSSDKVYRWHAAAQHPNGQRHQPSQQTGLNGALRKAIEFYARLQTSGGYWPGDYGGPMFLLPGLIIASYITESPLPAPHRALIARYFLNHQNADGGWGMHLEGPSTMFGTVLQYVALRILGHAPDEPELVQARAWIHAHGGATGVPSWGKFYLSVLGVYEWEGCNSLFPEMWLLPESLPFHPSRFWCHARMVYLPMSYCYGHRVTGRTTRLTEALRTEIYTRPYAEIDWIQARNACASTDLYFPQSGVLKFLNRLLNVYEKIKISAFRSRALNFILSYICAEDDHTGYINIGPVNQVINSIVVWHAFGKDSEAFKKHYERWFDYLWLAEDGMKMQGYNGSQLWDTAFATQAIMESGLASDFYPLIEKAYHYLDVAQIKEEIREHKKFYRHDSVGGWPFSTSEHGWPISDCTAEGLKTVLLIHTHDLVDKKNISDNRLQQAVNLILSMQNKDGGWATYECTRGPAWLELLNPSEVFGNIMIDYSYTECSSACVQALLLFNRHYPDYKSSQISDAVRRGIGFILRQQRPDGSWYGSWAVCFTYGTWFATEALRAYLRAMQEGFMPVDNALRKQMLDALYRAGMFLLSKQKSDGGWGESYQSCVKKLYTETDHSQIIHTAWAVMSLLNCDFPEARAGAQKGMTLLLQRQQTDGDWPQENISGVFNHNCMITYTSYRNVFPLWALSRCKHVLESQHYLNPNEKQSVFGSV
- the fni gene encoding isopentenyl-diphosphate delta-isomerase: METIMSVQKNRVQKEKTTEKKTSARKKDHITLAFKSQLNGQLDTRFFYEPVLSAHPEPLKPITFLGKTMKAPLWISSMTGGTVLANKINRNLALACREFGLGMGLGSCRILLEGNSYFDDFNLRSLVGDDRPFYANLGIAQVEACVRDKKLHLIDNLVVRLQADGLIIHINPLQEWLQPEGDKIQHRPLDTIKALLEKASYKVIVKEVGQGMGPQSLRELFRLPLAAVDFAAHGGTNFSKVELLRSKASQRALYDEVAYLGHDAAEMVNFTNQILQQLGKKALCREVIISGGIKSFLDGYYLINRLQANSVYGQGSALLEHARNSYEQLRQFIAGQIKGLELAYAYLKVRQ
- a CDS encoding hydroxymethylglutaryl-CoA synthase, producing MKQTPLTGIDDMAFHIPRLYLPIEILARHRNLDCGKLKDGLGLEAMSLTDVHEDAATMAANAARKLIEKNKLSPQEIGRIYVGSESLVDGAKPLASYVLAMLSDYFNPEYGPHAFLHTDVVDMTFACIGGVDALHNTLDWVRLGENRTAIVICTDNARYELGSTGEYTQGAGAVALLIRQKPRLLAIEEPVGVAAVSEHDFFKPLRRISRDKLPDGFAFPFLSDKEAYLDIHKIFPVFDGPYSNTCYANRLKQAYMHFSRLKARHKLSDWGRIVFHLPYAFHGKRMFPEIFLEEYIRNPELRKQLLEEDPSFPENKSLKTVAKTPLYQQFVREKIEKGQRASSLTGNLYTGSVFLSLMSLLESDLRDGTPLENMRVGFCTYGSGSKSKVFEGVVQKEWKPIVDKFGLFDALLQRTPIDFDVYEALHSGSITESILPPEDEFYLKSVATAEPLYGVRTYAFAAPKAGATKGRAQMTESGKAANSDCGITRQSVTRHH